The stretch of DNA ACCGCCGACGTCGAGGCCGCCGCGGCCGAGCCGCCGGAAGCCTTCGTGGCGGCGCTGGAGGACGATCTCAACACGCCGGCGGCGCTGGCCGAGCTCTTCGAGCTGGCGCGCGCGCTCAACAAGGCGGAGGATCCCGCCGAGCGCGCCCGCCTCAAGGGCAGCCTCGTTGCCGCCGGCGAGCTGATGGGGCTGCTGGTCCAGCAGCCGGAGGCCTGGTTCGCGGGCGAATCCGGCGGGGTCAGTGCCGAGCGCGTCGAGGCGCTGATCGCCGCCCGTGCCGAGGCGCGCAAGGCCAGGGACTTCGCCGAGGCCGACCGCATCCGCGACGAGATCACCGCGCTGGGCGTGACCATCGAGGATTCGCCGCAGGGCACGCGCTGGCGGGTCGCGAGCTAGCGTCGCGGTGCATGCCCCCGCCGCCTCCGTGGCGGCGACGGCGATATCCGATGCTCACACCGGTCGGCCGGGTGGCTCCCGGCCACCGTGGCGCGTGCAGCCCGGTCGATCCGATGCGGTGCGAAGCCATCCGGGACGCGCCTTCAGCGCATTCGCGACCCTGCGGCGACAACCACCCACCGGTGCGTTCAGCGTGATCGCCGGCGCGGCGCATCGGCCCGCACGGCAGCGGTGCATGGTGCGGATGCGCGTGTCCCCGCGTTCGATTCCGGCAGCCATGCCAGCATCGCGCAACGCGACCCCTGTCCCGAATTCCCGGGTCTCGCGCAGGAACGAGAAATGCCATCGTCGGCCCCGAAAATCGCACAGGGGAGCCATCGATGCAGCGTTTCGAGAAGATCCCGTTATCCGAGCGGGTGGGGAAGGTCGGGTATCTGATCAAGCACACCTTCACGGTGGTCGGCCGCGATTCCGACATCGTCAATCCCATTGCGCGCATGGCGCTCTACGGCATCGTGCAGTCGTCTGCCTTTCTGCTCGGCGCCATGGCGCTTCTGTACGCCATGGTGGGCGAAGGAGAGGCGGAGGGGCTCTGGCTCTGGGGGTGGACGGGCGTGCTCGGCGGCCTGGCGCTGCTCGTGTACAAGTTCTTCTACTTCAACCGCCAGGAGTTCCGTCTGAGCTACCTCGTGCACCAGACGGTGACGGGGGAGGACAAGAGCTACGGCGATGCCGCCGGCGGAACGCGCGAACTGAAGTCCTCCATGCGCGGCATGGCCCTGATCGACATGCTCATGGCCTACGTCAACAAGACCAGCAGCAATGGGGAGAAGAAGGGGCTCTCCGGAATGCTGATCTCGCTGGTGCTGGCCGGGCTCAACGAGGTCTGGGACCTGGTCAACCACTTCATGATCCCGGCCATCGTCGTGGACCGGGTGCGTCTGCGGGATTGCGTCGAGCACATGAAGGAGCTGCAGCGGCAGGTTCCCGAGACCCTGGTCGGCGTCTTCGGCATCGATCTCTTCGGTCGGATCGTCGTCACGCTCATGGCGCCGATCTATCTCGTGATGCTGCTGCTGGCACTCTGGCTGAGCATCGCGCTGGCGGGGGCGCTGCCGTCGATCACCGTGCCGACGCAGGGCACGGAGCTGCCGGCCTGGATGCTCACTGATGGCGCGCTGGTCATCACGCTGATCCCGCTGTTCGCGCTCGTGCTGCTGACGAAGATCCTCAGCGTGGTGCTCGAACGCGCGGTAACGGCGATCAAGGTGATGTACTTCACCATCTTCTATCTCCAGATCAAGCATCCGGAAAGCATCGCCCCCGAATTGCGCGACGAGCTCACCGCCTATGTGCGCATGGAGGATGACAGCGCAGCGGTCGCCGCCGGCGAGCCGGCGTGAAACCGAAGACGAACCGTAAGGCGGGATCGACGGGGTAGCCTCCCGGCGAGACGGTCGCGCACCGGACCGTCACGGTGCGGCACGCCATCCGCCCGGGGGCGATATCCGGAAGGGGCACGACAATGTCGTCCACGGCGTGCGGGCGCTGCCCGGTCGCCCCTGCTCCCGGCTGCCCGTGCGGATGGTCGATGCCGATGCGCGCGTGGCCCGGCGATGACCGAGCACGTGGCGAAGTGCTGCGTGGCGGCGCGCACGGACAAGCACCGGTCCGCGCGCCGCGCGCCAAAGGCGGCGATACTGCGTCCGTTGCATGCAGCACGAACAAGGAGAGAGTCGGCGATGGCGAGCGAAACGCACCGCGTGCAGGGCGCGGACGTGCATGTCTGGCGGCAGGGCGAGGGCCGGCCGCTGCTGATGCTGCACGGCAATCCGGACAGCCACCGGGTGTGGCTGCCGCTGATGGAGCGCCTGCCGGCGGGCATCGAGGCCATCGCGCCGGATCTGCCCGGCTTCGGCGCATCGGGTGTTCCCGCGGAGCAGTCCCTGACCCTCGACGGGCAGGCGCAGTGGCTGGAGGAACTGGTCGCGTCACTGGGGCTCGACCAGCCCGCCGACCTGCTGGTGCACGACATCGGCGGCTTCATCGGGCTCGCCTGGCTGCTGCGCCATCCCGGGCGCGTGCGGCGGGTGGTGGTCACCAACACCGCCTTCCATTCGGACTATCGCTGGCATTTCTGGGCGCGGGTCTGGCGCACGCCGGTGCTCGGCGAGCTCACCATGGCGATGCTGGGCGCGCCGTTGATCGGGCGGATGCTGTTCGGGCAGAGTCTGCGCGTGGGCGGTCCGGGTCTGTCGCGCGCCCAGCGCGACGACACCTTCGACGCCTACCACGCCCGCACCCGCGCGCAGGTGCTGCGCGTCTATCGCGCTACCGACCCGGAGCGCTTCGCCGACGAGGAAGGCGAGGCACAGGCGCTGTTCGCGAGGCTGCCGGTACGCGTGGTATGGGGCCGGCGCGACATCTTCATCCCGCCCGGCTTCGCGCATCGCTTTGCCACCGACGACGTGCACGTGCTGGACGATATCGGCCACTGGGTGGCGCTGGAGGCCACCGATCGCCTGGCCGCGCTGGTCGCGGAGCATCTGGGCGACTGAGCATGCCGGACGCGATGACCCGCGAGGTCATTGGCGGTGCCGCACCGATCCGTGATCCTTGCCGCATCCTCCCATGACCGGCTCCGATCCATGACCGATACCTCTGCCTCCCGCGCCGCCGAGGCCGTGTTCTTCACCGGCTTCGCCGTGCTCATCTGTCATGAGCTGGACGCCGTGCTGCACCACGAGTGGCGCGTGCTGCCGCTGGTGCGGATGCTGCCGGACGCCGCCGGCTATGTCGTCTTCGTGCTGGCGCACGTGCCGCTGTTCGTTGCGCTGATGCTGATGCTCACCAGCGCCTCGGCGCGCCTGCGGCTCGGCACGCGTCTCGGCATCGACGCCTTCCTGCTGCTGCACGCGGTGCTGCACGTGCTGTTCCGCAACCATGTCCACTACGACTTCGCGGGCTGGCTGTCCAACGGCCTGATCTTCGGCGGCGCCGTGGTCGGCGCGCTGCATCTGGTGCTGCTGCGCTGGCCGATCGCCGCGGTGCCCGAGTCTAGGCCGGGGCGCGCAGGGGGGCGCAGCCGCGCCGGCGGCGGAGCCAGTTGATCGCCCGGAACACGGCGGGTTGTCCGACCAGCCAGCGTTCGGCGCGATACTTGCCGGGAAAGTCGAGCAGCAGCAGCGCCACCAGGATGGTGAGCAGCCCCTGACCCGGCAGCACCAGCATGGCGATGCCCATCGGCAGCAGTACCAGGCCGAGCAGGTTCTTGAGCACGATCAGCAGCGCGCGCAGTGCCGGGTGGCGGGCGATGTCGCGTCCGCGCGGGCGCCGGTCGGCGGCGAAGTAGTCGACGGGGATGCGCGCGACGAGCACGGGAACGGCGGCGAGCGAACCGGCGAACATCACCAGCGAGCCCGCGCCGAGCCACCAGAGCAGGGTCTCGTGCGCGCCGAGCCACTCAAGCACGGTCGGGGTGGCGGAAGCAGTCGACGACGTGGTCGCTGATCACGCCCACGGCTTGCAGGTAGGAGTAGACGATGGTGCTGCCGACGAAGCGGAAGCCGCGCTTCTTGAGGTCCTTGCTCAGCCGGTCGGAGAGGGCGGTGGTCGTGGGCGCCTCGGCCATCGAACGCCAGCGGTTGATGATCGGCTCGCCGTCGACGAAGCCCCATACGTAGGGCGCCAGCCCGCCCTCGGCGTCGCGCAGCGCGAGATAGGCGCGGGCGTTGCCGATGGCGGCGTCGATCTTGAGGCGGTTGCGGACGATGCCGGCATCGCCCAGCAGCCGGGCGCGCTCGGTCTCGCCATAGCGCGCCATGGCCTCGGGGTCGAAGCCGTCCATGGCGGCGCGGTAGTTCTCGCGCTTCTCGAGGATGGTCCGCCACGACAGTCCGGCCTGCGCGCCTTCGAGGATCAGGAATTCGAACAGGGTGCCCTCGTCGCGCTTGGGCACGCCCCATTCGACGTCGTGATAGACGCGCTCGGCCTCGCTGCGCGTCGCCCAGCCGCAGCGCGTCGGCTCGGTCATGCGGTGGCGAAGCGCAGCCGCTGGCCGGCCGCACGCTCGGCCACCTGCTGGCCGTTCCAGGCCTGGAATCCGTTCACGAAGGTGGCATCGATGTGGTGGCTGAAGCTCACGCCCTCGAAGGAGGACCAGCCGCACTTGGACAGCAGGCCCTCCGGCATCACGTCGGTGTGGTGGTCGGGGTTCACCAGCATGAGGTCGGCGAACTGCCCCTCGGCGATATGGCCGCGCTCCTGCACGCCGAAGCGTTCGGCGGGGGCGTGGCTCATGCGCTCCACCGCGGTGGCCAGGTCGAAGTGGCCCTGCCGCACCAGCTCCAGCACGACCAGCACCGCGTGCTGCACCAGCGGCAGGCCGGCCGCTGCCTTGAGGTAGGGCCGGTTCTTCTCGTCGACGGTATGCGGCGCATGATCGGTGGCGATGATGTTGAGCCGCCCGTCGGCCACCGCTGCGCGCAGCGCCGCGCGATCCTCGGCGGTCTTGATCGCCGGATTGCACTTGATGCGCGCGCCGAGGGCGTCGTAGTCGGCGTCCGAGTACCAGAGGTGATGCACGCAGGCCTCGGCGGTGATCTGCTTGCCCGTTACCGGACCCGGCTCGAAGAAGTCGAGCTCGCGCGCGGTGGTCATGTGCAGCACGTGCAGGCGGCTGCCGTGGCGACGCGCGAGTCCGACGGCGAGCTCGGTGGACTTGTAGCAGGCCTCGGCCGAGCGGATCAGCGGATGCGCCGAGAACGGGATGTCCTCGCCGTAGCGCTTGGCGAAGTGCTCCTCGTGCGCCTTGATGGTGGGCGTGTCCTCGCAGTGCGTCGCGATCAGGCCCGGAAAGGTGGCGAAGATCGCCTCCAGGGTCTGGGGATCGTCGACCAGCATGTTGCCGGTGGAGGCCCCCATGAATATCTTCAGGCCGCATGCCTCGCCGGCCGGCAGCGCCCGGATCTCCTCGATGTTGTCGTTGGATGCGCCGAAGTAGAACGCGAAGTTGGCGTGCGCGCGGCCCTCGGCGCGCTGGTACTTGTCGCGCAGTGCCTCGCGGGTGGTGGTAGTGGGGTTGCTGTTGGGCATCTCCATGAAGCTGGTGATGCCGCCCGCCACCGCGGCCGCCGATTCAGTGGCGAAGTCCCCCTTGTGGGTCAGTCCCGGTTCGCGGAAATGGACCTGGTCGTCGATCA from Algiphilus sp. encodes:
- a CDS encoding DALR domain-containing protein, which translates into the protein KMSKSLGNVLLVRDLLAQAPGEVVRLALLAGHYRQPLDWNDDTLPRARKQLDRLYGALRDTADVEAAAAEPPEAFVAALEDDLNTPAALAELFELARALNKAEDPAERARLKGSLVAAGELMGLLVQQPEAWFAGESGGVSAERVEALIAARAEARKARDFAEADRIRDEITALGVTIEDSPQGTRWRVAS
- a CDS encoding alpha/beta fold hydrolase — its product is MASETHRVQGADVHVWRQGEGRPLLMLHGNPDSHRVWLPLMERLPAGIEAIAPDLPGFGASGVPAEQSLTLDGQAQWLEELVASLGLDQPADLLVHDIGGFIGLAWLLRHPGRVRRVVVTNTAFHSDYRWHFWARVWRTPVLGELTMAMLGAPLIGRMLFGQSLRVGGPGLSRAQRDDTFDAYHARTRAQVLRVYRATDPERFADEEGEAQALFARLPVRVVWGRRDIFIPPGFAHRFATDDVHVLDDIGHWVALEATDRLAALVAEHLGD
- a CDS encoding DUF6713 family protein; the encoded protein is MTDTSASRAAEAVFFTGFAVLICHELDAVLHHEWRVLPLVRMLPDAAGYVVFVLAHVPLFVALMLMLTSASARLRLGTRLGIDAFLLLHAVLHVLFRNHVHYDFAGWLSNGLIFGGAVVGALHLVLLRWPIAAVPESRPGRAGGRSRAGGGAS
- a CDS encoding PGPGW domain-containing protein is translated as MLEWLGAHETLLWWLGAGSLVMFAGSLAAVPVLVARIPVDYFAADRRPRGRDIARHPALRALLIVLKNLLGLVLLPMGIAMLVLPGQGLLTILVALLLLDFPGKYRAERWLVGQPAVFRAINWLRRRRGCAPLRAPA
- a CDS encoding DNA-3-methyladenine glycosylase I, with protein sequence MTEPTRCGWATRSEAERVYHDVEWGVPKRDEGTLFEFLILEGAQAGLSWRTILEKRENYRAAMDGFDPEAMARYGETERARLLGDAGIVRNRLKIDAAIGNARAYLALRDAEGGLAPYVWGFVDGEPIINRWRSMAEAPTTTALSDRLSKDLKKRGFRFVGSTIVYSYLQAVGVISDHVVDCFRHPDRA
- a CDS encoding dihydroorotase, giving the protein MKTLIRNARIVSDGDSREGDLLIDGERIARIGGSIDGAGVNREIDAHGRWLLPGMIDDQVHFREPGLTHKGDFATESAAAVAGGITSFMEMPNSNPTTTTREALRDKYQRAEGRAHANFAFYFGASNDNIEEIRALPAGEACGLKIFMGASTGNMLVDDPQTLEAIFATFPGLIATHCEDTPTIKAHEEHFAKRYGEDIPFSAHPLIRSAEACYKSTELAVGLARRHGSRLHVLHMTTARELDFFEPGPVTGKQITAEACVHHLWYSDADYDALGARIKCNPAIKTAEDRAALRAAVADGRLNIIATDHAPHTVDEKNRPYLKAAAGLPLVQHAVLVVLELVRQGHFDLATAVERMSHAPAERFGVQERGHIAEGQFADLMLVNPDHHTDVMPEGLLSKCGWSSFEGVSFSHHIDATFVNGFQAWNGQQVAERAAGQRLRFATA